A window of Lytechinus pictus isolate F3 Inbred chromosome 7, Lp3.0, whole genome shotgun sequence contains these coding sequences:
- the LOC129264477 gene encoding 26S proteasome non-ATPase regulatory subunit 8-like — translation MASLKATVAMYQELNKEWKKKTPDLNKCGEILGKLKLALLNLSFLPTSSSQTGQKELLIAREVLEIGVKWSVSKRDIQSFERYIAQLKPYYFDFRESMPVSPYRYELLGLNLLRLLSQNRLAEFHTELELLPAKDIQSNVYIKHPVSIEQYLMEGSYNKVFLAKGNVPADSYRVFMDILLETIRKEIAACVEKAYTKISFQEGARLLFLSSLPEVKAFAKERGWELASDNYFKFQEEKKTDDAIPSYELALQAIDYAKELEMIV, via the exons ATGGCGTCTTTGAAGGCAACAGTGGCGATGTACCAGGAATTAAAcaaggaatggaagaagaaaacACCTGACTTAAATAAATGTGGAGAAATATTGGGCAAGTTGAAG CTTGCCCTCCTGAACCTGTCATTTCTTCCCACAAGCAGCAGTCAAACAGGCCAGAAAGAATTATTGATAGCAA gaGAGGTTCTAGAGATTGGTGTTAAATGGAGCGTCAGCAAGAGAGATATCCAATCATTTGAGAGATACATAGCACAACTCAAGCCATATTATTTCGACTTCAG GGAAAGCATGCCAGTTTCACCATACAGATATGAATTGCTTGGACTAAATCTCCTTAGATTATTATCACAGAACAGACTTGCTGAGTTTCATACA GAACTTGAGCTACTTCCTGCCAAGGATATTCAGAGTAATGTTTACATCAAACATCCTGTATCTATAGAACAATATCTCATGGAAGGCAGCTATAACaag GTATTCCTTGCCAAGGGCAATGTGCCTGCAGACAGCTATAGGGTATTCATGGACATCCTCTTGGAGACGATAAGGAAGGAGATAGCAGCGTGCGTTGAGAAGGCCTACACCAAGATTTCATTCCAAGAAGGGGCTAGACTTCTCTTCCTTTCGTCGTTACCAGAGGTGAAAGCGTTCGCAAAAGAG AGAGGCTGGGAACTTGCAAGTGACAACTACTTTAAATTCCAAGAGGAGAAGAAGACCGATGACGCTATCCCATCTTATGAATTAGCACTACAGGCCATAGACTATGCCAAGGAGTTAGAAATGATTGTATAA
- the LOC129264478 gene encoding protein FAM98B-like, producing MTSLTAQEGDVLDSLDDLGFDGELLKEDQFLAAIEAGPSSPAFTGLVAWLSSQLCNLCDLEASVSPTSCAEDADTFELELSGLLKELSCPYKILTQGEMINRLGNKANRLTLLDFLTSELQSAKMLQDRNPTKPTNTAPAEDAHWKASSRCLKNLCIVLKLSKPPPNVTDVQLFTKLESQLKTIIANSKHEVGKPLFKWNLTSGQWATLDTINEQMRREYSIRRQMLLKRLDVTVQSFGWSDRAKSKENEFSQVYRTQRNKLTSENTITIASMMAAREDLAKLKKTSSGAVRKNTQCAINRVMMGRVPDRGGRPQEATPPPPEMPSFRQRQDGGGHRGGRGGGGGGRGGGSRGGGGGGGGGGRVQGGWSAGGGGGGGGNWNQGGGGGGGGGGGGNWNQGGGGGANWNQGGGGGGGGYYNNQGGGGGYGGQQGGYGGGGHGGGYSGGGGGGYGGGGQGGGYGGGGGQGSYGSGGGGRGGRGRGRGGKRGGGGGRY from the exons atgacGTCATTGACTGCTCAAGAGGGGGATGTTTTAGATAGCTTAGATGATCTTGG GTTTGATGGAGAGCTCTTGAAAGAAGACCAGTTCTTGGCTGCAATTGAAGCAGGTCCAAGTTCACCAGCCTTCACTGGGTTGGTAGCATGGCTCTCTTCTCAGCTCTGTAACTTATGTGATCTAGAAGCTTCTGTTTCACCAACTTCAT GTGCTGAAGATGCAGACACATTTGAGCTGGAGCTCAGTGGGCTCCTGAAGGAGCTCTCCTGTCCATACAAGATCCTCACACAAGGAGAAATGATAAACAGACTGGGAAATAAGGCTAACAGATTAACACTCTTAG aTTTTCTAACAAGTGAGCTGCAATCTGCTAAGATGTTACAAGACAGAAATCCAACTAAACCTACCAATACAGCCCCTGCTGAAGAT GCACATTGGAAGGCAAGCAGCAGATGCTTGAAGAACTTGTGCATCGTTCTCAAACTCTCCAAGCCGCCACCCAATGTAACCGATGTACAGCTCTTCACCAAGCTGGAGTCTCAACTCAAGACTATCATTGCCAACTCTAAACATGAGGTGGGGAAGCCCCTTTTCAAGTGGAATCTGACATCAGGGCAGTGG GCTACTTTGGACACCATCAATGAGCAGATGAGGAGAGAATACAGCATCAGACGACAGATGTTGCTGAAGAGACTGGATGTGACAGTCCAGTCCTTTGGCTGGTCAGATAGAGCCAAG agcaaggaaaatgaatttTCCCAGGTGTATAGAACTCAACGGAATAAATTGACCTCTGAAAATACCATCACTATTGCTAGCATGATGGCTGCCAGAGAAG ACCTTGCCAAATTGAAGAAGACTAGTAGTGGTGCAGTCAGGAAGAATACACAGTGTGCTATTAATAGAGTCATGATGGGAAGG GTTCCTGATAGGGGAGGTAGACCTCAGGAAGCCACCCCGCCCCCACCAGAGATGCCTTCATTCAGACAGAGACAAGATGGCGGTGGTCATAGAG GAGGtagaggtggaggaggaggaggaagaggtgGTGGAAgcaggggaggaggaggaggaggaggagggggagggagagtgCAAGGAG GTTGGTCTGCAGGTGGTGGCGGCGGAGGAGGAGGCAACTGGAATCAAGGTGGCGGAGGTGGTGGCGGCGGAGGTGGTGGTGGAAACTGGAATcagggtgggggagggggtgcaaATTGGAACcagggtggtggtggtggtggtggaggatACTACAATAACCAAGGGGGCGGGGGAGGGTATGGGGGTCAACAGGGTGGTTATGGTGGAGGAGGGCACGGGGGAGGTTacagtgggggagggggtgggggttatGGGGGAGGAGGACAAGGGGGCGGTTACGGGGGTGGAGGTGGACAAGGGAGTTATGGAAGTGgtgggggagggagagggggaaggggtagGGGTAGAGgtggaaagagaggagggggcGGTGGAAGATACTAA